In one Myxococcus xanthus genomic region, the following are encoded:
- a CDS encoding GvpL/GvpF family gas vesicle protein, whose amino-acid sequence MRAHSNPGVQGRRKGQQALYVYGFTRAGAVEHFSVPGISGAADVRALKLGNLAAIYSPLSMEEFLGPEGADHTQDLEWVAPRAVRHEGVLEEVMQSSPVLPVSFGAIFSSPRALSKAVDAHRQEISSFLDDIADKEEWAVKVYANAQRLRAHLERAPEFRQRLQHLPESPGARYFHEKKMQRELDVRSRNEGQSLAAHIREELAPAALSVKPLRLADRGISGRQDDMVLNSAFLVHSGQVQRFAQRVQQLAARYQPQGLTVETTGPWPPYSFCPSLEERP is encoded by the coding sequence ATGAGAGCCCACAGCAATCCCGGTGTGCAGGGGCGACGCAAGGGCCAGCAGGCCCTGTACGTCTATGGCTTCACGCGGGCAGGGGCGGTGGAGCACTTCTCCGTTCCCGGTATCAGCGGCGCCGCCGACGTGCGGGCGCTGAAGCTGGGGAACCTTGCCGCCATCTACAGTCCGCTCTCGATGGAGGAGTTCCTGGGGCCGGAGGGTGCGGACCACACCCAGGACCTGGAGTGGGTGGCCCCCCGGGCGGTCAGGCACGAGGGCGTGCTCGAGGAGGTGATGCAGTCCTCGCCGGTGCTTCCGGTGAGCTTCGGGGCGATCTTCTCCTCACCGCGAGCGTTGTCCAAGGCGGTCGACGCCCACCGGCAGGAGATCTCCAGCTTCCTCGACGACATCGCCGACAAGGAGGAATGGGCAGTCAAGGTCTACGCCAACGCCCAACGCCTGCGCGCGCATCTGGAGCGAGCGCCTGAGTTCCGCCAGCGCCTCCAGCACCTCCCCGAGTCTCCCGGCGCGCGCTACTTCCACGAGAAGAAGATGCAGCGCGAGCTCGACGTGCGCAGCCGCAACGAGGGACAGAGCCTGGCGGCCCACATCCGCGAGGAACTCGCCCCGGCGGCGCTCTCGGTGAAACCCCTGCGCCTGGCAGATCGCGGGATCTCGGGCCGGCAGGACGACATGGTGCTGAACTCCGCGTTCCTGGTGCACTCCGGGCAGGTGCAGCGGTTCGCCCAGCGCGTGCAGCAGCTCGCGGCCCGGTACCAGCCGCAGGGGTTGACGGTGGAGACGACCGGCCCCTGGCCTCCCTACAGCTTCTGCCCCAGCCTGGAGGAGCGGCCGTGA
- a CDS encoding gas vesicle protein, producing MNGQATTPEAQQERASVLELLDRVLNKGVVISGDLVISVADVDLIYLGLRLLLTSVETALEVGTLPEHPQRLQ from the coding sequence ATGAACGGGCAGGCGACGACACCCGAGGCACAGCAGGAGCGCGCCTCGGTGTTGGAGTTGCTGGACCGGGTGCTCAACAAGGGCGTGGTCATCAGCGGTGACCTGGTGATTTCAGTGGCCGACGTGGACCTCATCTACCTGGGCCTGCGGCTGCTGTTGACCTCGGTGGAGACGGCGCTGGAGGTGGGCACCCTTCCCGAACATCCGCAGCGCTTGCAGTGA
- a CDS encoding gas vesicle protein K, producing the protein MAVEGAPQAVEELARALEPTKPPKLELDEENVQAGLVRLVLAVVELIRQLLERQALRRIDAGSLSEEQIERLGVTFLRLQEQMDVLKKQFDLTDEDLNLDLGPLGTTL; encoded by the coding sequence ATGGCAGTCGAGGGCGCACCACAGGCGGTGGAGGAGCTCGCCCGAGCGTTGGAGCCGACGAAGCCGCCCAAGCTGGAACTGGACGAGGAGAACGTCCAGGCCGGGCTCGTACGGCTGGTGCTCGCCGTCGTCGAGCTCATCCGCCAGTTGCTGGAGAGGCAGGCGCTGCGCCGGATCGACGCCGGCTCACTGAGCGAGGAGCAGATTGAAAGGCTGGGCGTCACCTTCCTGCGCCTGCAGGAGCAGATGGATGTCTTGAAGAAGCAATTCGACCTGACGGACGAGGACCTGAATCTGGACCTCGGGCCGCTGGGCACGACGCTGTGA
- a CDS encoding CDC48 family AAA ATPase translates to MTVATREHTRTLRAAESLGKDLGRGLARMDPADMKRLGAHVGDIVTLSGKRRSAAKVMPSYPDARGRGILQIDGVTRANTGVQLDEPVKLTLAPARHAEKVVLAPLEFTPAQRDLAYIGTLLDGLPVVKGDRVRALLFGSRTADFRVVETTPVGAVVIHPNTLLEVAKAPEKEKVTHERARAVSYEDVGGLKRELGRIREIVELPLRYPEVFERLGIDAPKGVLLYGPPGCGKTLIARAVAHETAAAFFTITGPEIMHKFYGESEAHLRQIFDEAQRRAPAIIFVDEIDAIAPRRENVQGEVEKRVVAQLLSLMDGLAQRRHVIVLAATNIPNVLDPALRRPGRFDREIAISIPDRTARKEILAIHSRGMPLAEDVDLDHLAAVTHGFVGADLQALCREAAMLCLRRLIPHIDFASAEIPYDELIQVQVTMADFQAALHEVGPSAIREVFVETPDVGWKDVGGLGQLKQRLIEAVEWPLRYPEEFARAKVRPPKGVLLSGPPGCGKTLMAKAAAHESQVNFISVKGPALLSKFVGESERGVRETFQKARQAAPCIIFFDEIDSLVPTRSAGGMDERVTERVVSQFLAEMDGIEELTGVLVLAATNRADLLDPALLRPGRFDLLVDVPLPDREARRDIFQVHLRDKPVEKDLDLGGLAARSESFSGADIQAVCNQAAWEAVRHVISGKGKRLVITSESLLKAIRGHKEARRP, encoded by the coding sequence GTGACCGTCGCGACACGGGAACATACGCGGACGCTGCGCGCCGCCGAGTCCCTCGGCAAAGACCTGGGCCGTGGCCTCGCCCGCATGGACCCCGCCGACATGAAGCGGCTGGGGGCGCATGTCGGCGACATCGTCACGCTGTCCGGCAAGCGCCGCAGCGCGGCCAAGGTGATGCCCTCCTACCCGGACGCCCGGGGGCGCGGAATCCTCCAGATTGACGGTGTGACCCGGGCCAACACCGGGGTGCAGTTGGACGAACCGGTGAAGCTGACCCTGGCCCCCGCCCGACACGCCGAGAAGGTCGTGCTGGCGCCCCTGGAGTTCACCCCCGCGCAGCGTGACCTGGCCTACATCGGCACGCTGCTGGACGGACTGCCGGTGGTGAAGGGAGACCGGGTCCGCGCGCTGCTGTTCGGCAGCCGCACGGCCGACTTCCGCGTCGTCGAGACCACTCCTGTGGGGGCGGTGGTGATTCACCCCAACACCCTGCTGGAGGTCGCCAAGGCGCCGGAGAAGGAGAAGGTGACGCACGAGCGGGCGCGCGCCGTCAGCTACGAGGACGTGGGTGGGCTGAAGCGGGAGCTGGGCCGCATCCGCGAGATCGTGGAGCTGCCGCTGCGGTATCCGGAGGTGTTCGAGCGGCTCGGGATCGACGCCCCCAAGGGGGTGCTGCTGTATGGCCCGCCGGGCTGCGGCAAGACGCTGATCGCCCGGGCGGTGGCCCACGAGACGGCGGCGGCGTTCTTCACCATCACCGGCCCGGAGATCATGCACAAGTTCTACGGAGAGAGTGAGGCCCACCTCCGGCAGATCTTCGACGAGGCCCAGCGCAGGGCCCCGGCCATCATCTTCGTGGACGAGATAGACGCCATCGCTCCCCGGCGCGAGAACGTGCAGGGCGAGGTGGAGAAGCGGGTGGTGGCGCAGTTGCTGTCGCTGATGGACGGCCTGGCCCAACGCCGGCACGTCATCGTGCTGGCTGCCACCAACATCCCCAACGTGCTGGACCCGGCGCTGCGTCGCCCGGGGCGGTTCGACCGCGAGATCGCCATCTCCATCCCCGACCGCACGGCGCGCAAGGAGATCCTCGCCATCCACAGCCGGGGCATGCCGCTGGCAGAGGACGTGGACCTGGACCATCTGGCGGCCGTGACGCATGGCTTCGTAGGCGCAGACCTCCAGGCCCTGTGCCGCGAGGCGGCGATGCTCTGCCTGCGCCGGCTGATTCCCCACATCGACTTCGCCTCGGCCGAGATTCCCTACGACGAGCTGATACAGGTCCAGGTGACGATGGCCGACTTCCAGGCGGCGCTGCACGAGGTGGGGCCATCGGCGATCCGCGAGGTGTTCGTGGAGACCCCGGACGTGGGCTGGAAGGACGTGGGCGGACTGGGGCAGCTCAAGCAGCGGCTCATCGAGGCGGTGGAGTGGCCACTCCGGTACCCCGAGGAGTTCGCGCGGGCCAAGGTCCGCCCCCCCAAGGGCGTGCTGCTGAGCGGCCCTCCTGGCTGCGGCAAGACGCTGATGGCCAAGGCCGCCGCCCACGAGAGCCAGGTCAACTTCATCTCGGTCAAGGGCCCGGCGCTGCTCAGCAAGTTCGTGGGGGAGTCCGAGAGGGGGGTGCGCGAGACCTTTCAGAAGGCCCGTCAAGCGGCCCCCTGCATCATCTTCTTCGATGAGATCGACTCGCTCGTGCCGACGCGCTCCGCCGGGGGAATGGACGAGCGCGTCACAGAGAGGGTCGTCAGCCAGTTCCTGGCCGAGATGGATGGCATCGAGGAGCTGACCGGCGTGCTGGTGCTCGCGGCCACCAACCGCGCGGACCTGCTCGACCCTGCGCTGCTGCGCCCGGGACGCTTCGACCTGCTCGTCGATGTGCCGCTGCCGGACCGCGAAGCGCGGCGCGACATCTTCCAGGTCCACCTGCGCGACAAGCCGGTGGAGAAGGACCTCGACCTGGGCGGACTCGCTGCACGCAGCGAGTCCTTCTCCGGCGCCGACATCCAGGCCGTGTGCAATCAGGCCGCCTGGGAAGCCGTGCGTCACGTCATCAGCGGCAAGGGAAAGCGGCTCGTCATCACATCCGAGAGCCTGCTCAAGGCGATCCGAGGGCACAAGGAGGCACGCCGGCCATGA
- a CDS encoding GvpL/GvpF family gas vesicle protein, whose product MKSIMYGILDARQAAKESLPPGLNQAPLMAVKHGNLAAAISPVEEELASSAGIEQALEYARVVEQLHRRLSVLPMRYGCFVHHPEQVVEFLHRYERQFSDALAQVEGCDEMGLRILFQESDVAEPPEQAGAPTGADAQTRGRAYLDNRRRFYAQQTRVDRAARRMAERAQAAFSGQFVRCTWDHAARPDGQLLSMAFLVERPKLAEFRRAFLRFQKDGPGNVMCSGPWPPYGFVADLAKPAVAALAELEHLQEKG is encoded by the coding sequence GTGAAGTCAATCATGTACGGCATCCTGGACGCACGGCAGGCAGCGAAGGAGTCGCTGCCGCCGGGGCTGAACCAGGCGCCGCTGATGGCGGTGAAGCACGGCAACCTGGCTGCGGCCATCTCGCCGGTGGAGGAGGAGCTGGCCTCCTCGGCCGGCATCGAGCAGGCGCTGGAGTACGCCCGGGTGGTCGAGCAGTTGCACCGCCGACTTTCGGTGTTGCCCATGCGCTACGGCTGCTTCGTCCATCACCCCGAACAGGTGGTGGAGTTCCTGCACCGCTACGAGCGGCAGTTCTCGGACGCGCTGGCCCAGGTGGAGGGCTGTGACGAGATGGGGCTGCGCATCCTGTTCCAGGAGTCGGACGTGGCCGAGCCCCCGGAGCAGGCAGGGGCGCCCACCGGGGCGGACGCCCAGACCCGCGGACGGGCCTACCTGGACAACCGGCGTCGCTTCTACGCGCAGCAGACACGTGTGGACCGCGCTGCCCGGCGCATGGCGGAGCGGGCGCAGGCGGCCTTCTCCGGGCAGTTCGTCCGCTGCACCTGGGACCATGCCGCTCGCCCAGACGGGCAGCTGCTCTCCATGGCCTTCCTGGTGGAGCGCCCCAAGCTCGCCGAGTTCCGGCGGGCCTTCCTTCGCTTCCAGAAAGACGGCCCCGGCAATGTGATGTGCAGCGGCCCGTGGCCCCCCTACGGCTTCGTTGCAGACCTGGCAAAGCCTGCCGTCGCGGCCCTCGCCGAGCTGGAGCACCTCCAAGAGAAAGGATGA
- a CDS encoding energy transducer TonB, with the protein MFNSVIERQRAGRIGTGVWVSIALHAALFGAVLFISARPPGPSEPPEPKELVLRVAQLPRVAKGSPAPAQPKAATAPRPRPRNRDRVPARVPPPVVDAPPKPVEAVASTDTSTSTDEVADDPGTGVPGGHPEGYKDSNVIGVQYVPGLVPGQEATGTDIMPFGQGMSPPRLMGNPGIEYTHQALAARVEGTMIAKCVITVRGDVTDCRIIKGLPHMNEAVLDALHARRYTPVQFQGRTVSVSYVFTLRLKLPR; encoded by the coding sequence ATGTTCAATTCGGTCATCGAGCGGCAGCGGGCTGGACGTATTGGCACGGGCGTGTGGGTGTCCATCGCCCTGCATGCGGCCCTGTTCGGGGCGGTGCTCTTCATCTCCGCGAGGCCGCCGGGTCCCAGCGAGCCTCCGGAGCCGAAAGAGTTGGTGCTCCGCGTGGCGCAGCTCCCGCGCGTGGCGAAGGGCTCCCCCGCCCCGGCGCAGCCGAAAGCAGCCACCGCGCCACGCCCTCGCCCGCGCAACCGGGACCGCGTGCCCGCGCGCGTGCCGCCGCCGGTGGTAGACGCGCCGCCCAAGCCGGTGGAAGCGGTGGCGAGCACCGACACCAGCACCTCGACGGACGAGGTGGCGGACGACCCGGGGACTGGCGTGCCGGGTGGGCATCCGGAGGGCTACAAGGATAGCAACGTGATTGGCGTGCAGTACGTGCCCGGCCTGGTCCCTGGGCAGGAAGCCACGGGCACCGACATCATGCCCTTTGGCCAGGGCATGTCACCGCCCAGACTGATGGGAAACCCGGGCATCGAGTACACGCACCAGGCGCTCGCCGCCCGCGTGGAGGGCACCATGATCGCCAAGTGCGTCATCACGGTGCGCGGCGACGTGACGGACTGCCGCATCATCAAGGGCCTGCCTCACATGAATGAGGCCGTGCTCGATGCGCTCCACGCCCGACGCTACACCCCGGTGCAGTTCCAGGGCCGGACGGTGAGCGTGTCCTACGTGTTCACCCTGCGGCTCAAGCTGCCGCGCTAG
- the gvpJ gene encoding gas vesicle protein GvpJ, whose translation MANVSTSTGTTSTADVIDRILDKGIVVDAWVKVSLVGIEVLSIEARVVIASIETYLKYADAIGLTAAAAAPVAV comes from the coding sequence ATGGCAAACGTCTCAACTTCTACCGGGACGACCTCGACGGCCGACGTCATCGACCGGATCCTGGACAAGGGAATCGTGGTCGATGCCTGGGTGAAGGTCTCGCTGGTCGGCATCGAAGTGCTCTCTATCGAGGCACGCGTCGTGATCGCTTCGATTGAGACCTACCTCAAGTACGCCGACGCCATCGGCCTCACCGCCGCTGCGGCTGCGCCTGTCGCGGTCTGA
- a CDS encoding gas vesicle protein: protein MAQIDDRVTPPPQRHYPPTSTRSSSVADILERVLDKGIVITGDIKINLTNVELLTIQIRLIICSVERAQEMGLDWWTTNPNFSSRARQQLSAAQAPVAAPARGASAEPAAPAPRAAPKPRRAPKAKKV from the coding sequence ATGGCCCAAATCGACGATCGCGTGACGCCGCCCCCTCAGCGACACTACCCGCCCACCTCGACCCGCAGCAGCTCCGTGGCTGACATCCTCGAGCGGGTGCTGGACAAGGGCATCGTCATCACCGGGGACATCAAGATCAATCTGACGAACGTCGAGCTGCTGACCATCCAGATCCGACTGATCATCTGCTCGGTGGAGCGGGCACAGGAGATGGGCCTGGACTGGTGGACGACCAACCCCAACTTCAGCTCCCGTGCGCGACAGCAGCTCTCGGCGGCTCAGGCGCCCGTGGCGGCTCCGGCTCGAGGTGCCTCGGCCGAACCGGCAGCTCCGGCCCCACGTGCTGCTCCCAAGCCCAGACGCGCGCCCAAGGCCAAGAAGGTATAG
- a CDS encoding PDZ domain-containing protein has product MASVKGIANGGNTRKRVQQETLPQDVQAQELERFHAQREALIANVAQSGARLLTVAARRLPTVLTRPVLEGGSRILQDTTLYLQEASMEEWLRAAQKKLKARPGSSILGLLGIGLLAGRLLRKVAEKGGAESFQDRLRESMFLATHGGVGRPPAAARQRLLRGGAGGAPTQGGVAEGFKERLREGMSMATLGGGVGRPPAAMRLRLQKAGGSKQGAPRKRDVKERAPREPAVRAKEVARDVAEGARDATRAFDEVTKSAQGATRAFAEATRGAARKGGEAASGARKAMKDTTREVARGAAKPGGKKSPASTEATSTNAPSQAPSGYLGMGAFPVRLPEKLAKTHGTQSGLKVASVEPDGPAEEAGLHPGDTLLTLEGQPLREVDDLVAQLPPERVGQTVHAKVLRAGAAKVIDLTVGAHP; this is encoded by the coding sequence ATGGCCTCGGTCAAAGGAATTGCGAACGGGGGGAACACGCGCAAGCGCGTCCAGCAAGAGACGCTCCCCCAGGATGTACAGGCGCAGGAATTGGAACGCTTCCACGCGCAGCGCGAGGCGCTCATCGCCAACGTTGCGCAGTCCGGAGCGAGGCTCCTCACGGTCGCGGCCCGGCGGTTGCCGACCGTGCTGACGCGGCCCGTGCTCGAGGGGGGAAGCCGCATTCTCCAGGACACCACCCTCTACCTCCAGGAAGCGTCGATGGAGGAGTGGCTCCGCGCCGCGCAAAAAAAGCTGAAGGCGAGGCCCGGGAGCTCCATCCTTGGGCTGCTGGGCATTGGACTGCTCGCTGGGCGGCTGCTCCGTAAGGTGGCGGAGAAGGGGGGAGCCGAGTCCTTCCAAGACCGATTGCGCGAAAGCATGTTCCTGGCGACCCATGGTGGAGTGGGGCGGCCCCCAGCCGCCGCACGTCAGCGATTGCTCAGGGGTGGCGCGGGTGGAGCGCCGACGCAAGGAGGCGTGGCCGAGGGCTTCAAGGAGCGATTGCGCGAAGGCATGTCCATGGCGACTCTTGGTGGTGGAGTGGGGCGGCCCCCGGCCGCGATGCGCCTGCGCCTGCAGAAGGCTGGAGGGTCGAAGCAGGGGGCGCCACGCAAGCGCGACGTGAAGGAGCGAGCGCCGCGCGAGCCCGCGGTGAGGGCGAAGGAAGTGGCGCGAGACGTCGCCGAGGGCGCCCGGGACGCAACACGCGCCTTCGACGAGGTCACCAAGAGCGCCCAGGGTGCAACACGCGCGTTCGCAGAGGCGACCCGGGGCGCAGCGCGCAAGGGCGGTGAGGCTGCGAGCGGCGCGCGAAAGGCGATGAAGGACACAACGCGCGAGGTCGCTCGAGGGGCCGCGAAGCCAGGGGGAAAGAAGTCGCCGGCCAGCACCGAGGCCACGTCCACGAATGCGCCCTCACAAGCGCCGAGCGGCTACCTCGGGATGGGGGCCTTCCCCGTCCGGCTGCCGGAGAAGCTCGCGAAGACCCATGGCACCCAGAGCGGCCTCAAGGTCGCGAGCGTGGAGCCGGATGGCCCGGCCGAGGAGGCGGGGCTGCATCCGGGTGACACGCTGCTCACGCTCGAGGGGCAGCCATTGCGAGAGGTGGATGACCTGGTCGCGCAGCTGCCTCCGGAACGTGTGGGCCAGACCGTGCACGCAAAGGTGCTGCGCGCCGGGGCTGCCAAGGTCATCGACCTCACCGTTGGCGCGCACCCCTGA
- the hsp20 gene encoding archaeal heat shock protein Hsp20 codes for MAEKTGISGGGFLEGITTLVTKLAELAEKSEQLQRSGEFGASDKGLRGVYGFNVRIGGGAPGQPSGIPRVEPFGNIRQDHQTGKAVVHPIREPLVDVFEEGPDVLVVAELPGVDRKDITLELREDILTLHAEHEALKYHKEVLLPRRFTRRQMHTNCRNGVLEIRLTAQEERRS; via the coding sequence ATGGCAGAGAAGACTGGCATCAGCGGTGGAGGGTTCCTCGAAGGAATCACCACCCTCGTCACGAAACTGGCGGAGCTCGCGGAGAAGAGCGAACAGCTCCAACGCTCCGGAGAGTTCGGAGCCTCCGACAAGGGGCTCAGGGGCGTCTATGGCTTCAACGTGCGAATCGGAGGAGGCGCACCCGGTCAACCGAGCGGCATTCCGCGCGTGGAGCCCTTCGGGAACATCCGCCAGGATCACCAGACCGGCAAGGCGGTCGTCCACCCCATCCGCGAGCCCCTGGTGGATGTCTTCGAAGAGGGGCCGGACGTGCTGGTGGTGGCCGAGCTGCCGGGTGTCGACCGCAAGGACATCACGCTGGAGCTCCGCGAAGACATCCTGACCCTGCATGCCGAGCACGAGGCGCTCAAGTACCACAAGGAGGTCCTGCTCCCCAGGCGCTTCACCCGCCGGCAGATGCACACCAACTGCCGCAACGGCGTCCTCGAGATCCGCCTCACCGCCCAGGAGGAGCGCCGCTCGTGA
- a CDS encoding response regulator transcription factor, producing the protein MNTATSTPPLRPAILIVEDDAHLRVGLRDNLLDEGYLVAEAPSTRDAERLLQERAFDLLILDVMLPGEDGYSFCRRLRTQGNKSMVLMLTARSLEDDILRGFEVGAQDYLTKPYRLRELLARVRALVRRSGTAPPEQMGFSSFTLDLGRRQVSRADGSVVELTRTEFDLLAFLLRHQDRALPRGEILDAVWGRDVVVDPRTVDNFVSSLKKKLGWTSTSGFSIHTIRGVGYRMEVASS; encoded by the coding sequence ATGAACACCGCCACATCCACCCCGCCCCTCCGTCCCGCCATCCTCATCGTCGAGGACGACGCCCACCTGCGCGTCGGCCTCCGGGACAACCTGCTGGACGAGGGTTACCTCGTCGCCGAGGCCCCCAGCACCCGCGACGCGGAGCGGCTGCTGCAAGAGCGTGCGTTCGACCTGCTCATCCTGGACGTCATGCTGCCCGGCGAGGACGGCTACAGCTTCTGCCGCCGGCTGCGGACGCAGGGCAACAAGAGCATGGTGCTGATGCTCACCGCGCGCTCTCTGGAGGACGACATCCTCAGGGGCTTCGAGGTGGGCGCGCAGGACTACCTCACCAAGCCCTACCGGCTGCGGGAGCTGCTGGCCCGGGTACGCGCCCTGGTGCGCCGCTCCGGCACGGCGCCGCCGGAGCAGATGGGCTTCAGCAGCTTCACCCTGGACCTGGGCCGGCGGCAGGTGTCGCGCGCGGACGGTTCGGTGGTGGAGCTGACGCGCACGGAGTTCGACCTGCTGGCCTTCCTGCTGCGGCACCAGGACCGGGCCCTGCCCCGAGGCGAAATCCTGGACGCCGTCTGGGGCCGCGACGTGGTGGTGGACCCGCGGACGGTGGACAACTTCGTCTCCAGCCTGAAGAAGAAGCTGGGGTGGACGAGCACCTCTGGATTCTCCATCCACACCATCCGGGGCGTGGGCTACCGCATGGAGGTCGCTTCGTCATGA
- a CDS encoding gas vesicle protein GvpG, which yields MIILDDILMSPVRSIAWIFRSVHKAVQDEQAQEQTDLRTRLSDLYQELERGEITEEQFDEQESQLLDRLDALKAAQEGAGPAPPETGPGGENR from the coding sequence TTGATCATCCTGGACGACATCCTGATGTCCCCGGTTCGGAGCATCGCGTGGATCTTCCGCTCGGTGCACAAGGCCGTTCAGGACGAACAGGCCCAGGAACAGACCGACCTCCGCACCCGCCTGAGCGACCTGTACCAGGAGCTCGAGCGCGGCGAGATCACGGAGGAGCAGTTCGATGAGCAGGAGTCGCAGCTGCTCGACCGCCTGGACGCGTTGAAGGCAGCGCAGGAGGGGGCAGGGCCTGCGCCTCCTGAAACAGGCCCTGGAGGTGAAAACAGATGA
- a CDS encoding GvpL/GvpF family gas vesicle protein, whose product MPRAKTRHEKSTPEGRYLYAVVPIEVVDSLNLDTPGIQGADVHPVTSGKLAAIVSDIEQQTLRPERKHLSTHSAVLGQVMDQAPMLPVAFGIIAGSEREVRNLLAEHANDFLTQLRAVRGNVEMGLRIRLSDPDAFGYYVNAFPELKAMRDDLYREGEPSREEKIELGKYFVDLLNGFREATADKVLDGIESVARQTVVNEPRNESEVVNLAALVPQKKVDAFNATVEKLGATLPENFQVNVTGPWPPYNFTHLRIHFEEVEEAAQGAP is encoded by the coding sequence ATGCCACGCGCCAAGACTCGACACGAGAAGTCCACCCCGGAGGGACGCTACCTGTACGCGGTGGTTCCGATAGAGGTGGTCGACTCGCTGAACCTCGACACTCCCGGCATCCAGGGTGCGGACGTGCACCCGGTGACGTCCGGAAAGCTGGCGGCCATCGTCAGCGATATCGAGCAGCAGACGCTTCGGCCGGAGCGCAAACACCTCAGCACCCACAGCGCAGTGCTGGGTCAGGTGATGGACCAGGCGCCGATGCTACCAGTCGCGTTCGGCATCATTGCCGGCAGCGAGCGGGAAGTACGGAACCTGCTGGCCGAGCACGCGAACGACTTCCTCACGCAGCTCCGTGCGGTGAGAGGGAACGTGGAGATGGGCCTTCGGATCCGGCTGAGCGACCCCGATGCGTTCGGGTACTACGTCAACGCCTTCCCCGAGCTCAAGGCGATGCGGGACGACCTCTACCGCGAGGGGGAGCCGTCGCGCGAAGAGAAGATCGAGCTGGGGAAGTACTTCGTCGACCTGCTCAACGGCTTCCGTGAGGCGACCGCCGACAAGGTGCTCGATGGAATCGAGTCCGTGGCCAGGCAGACCGTGGTCAACGAGCCGCGCAATGAGTCGGAGGTGGTGAATCTGGCCGCGCTGGTGCCACAAAAGAAGGTCGACGCCTTCAACGCGACCGTGGAGAAGCTGGGCGCGACGCTGCCCGAGAACTTCCAGGTGAACGTGACCGGACCCTGGCCGCCGTACAACTTCACCCATCTGCGAATCCACTTCGAAGAGGTGGAGGAGGCAGCGCAGGGGGCGCCTTGA
- a CDS encoding tetratricopeptide repeat protein → MRPFFIVLGCSFVLGCASTPKPVPAAPPEAAETSQAEHETPAYLSPSEIVKVLEDSKVAYRVEGKDSPPGGWGDQLWPQRVALIDVPQVEVEDGRRTIREWPTPAGMKALLDEAEPHFQAKRYDEAAKLYAQATDLCPECYVAWVFRGDADYFAGDAATALEHYGRATTLNPYDHRAWFFQGNALAKLGRFEEALDAWAQCLALSPRYPIIRQFFRTNAHLGLVIRGDTIVPRGYAERDAEGVSIQFDPNHDPAWLAFANCKALWLGEPSHRAKMTGSTEEQFTSVEEMECLASALAVHESQKAEGKTDALDPTLDRLFAIAQEGLLLEAVLFEVGARVHPQIALTLEDELRRRLKKYVLTHVLVPAGGHGG, encoded by the coding sequence GTGCGTCCATTCTTCATCGTCCTTGGTTGTTCCTTCGTCCTCGGGTGCGCGTCCACGCCGAAGCCCGTCCCAGCAGCGCCTCCTGAAGCCGCCGAGACGTCCCAGGCGGAGCACGAGACACCGGCGTACCTCTCGCCCTCTGAAATCGTGAAGGTGCTGGAGGATTCCAAGGTCGCCTATCGGGTCGAGGGCAAGGACTCACCCCCGGGCGGGTGGGGCGACCAGTTGTGGCCTCAGCGCGTGGCCCTGATTGACGTCCCCCAGGTGGAGGTGGAGGACGGCCGCCGCACCATCCGCGAGTGGCCCACGCCCGCCGGGATGAAAGCCCTGCTCGATGAGGCCGAGCCCCACTTCCAGGCGAAGCGCTACGACGAGGCCGCGAAGCTGTACGCCCAGGCCACGGACCTGTGTCCCGAGTGCTACGTGGCGTGGGTCTTCCGGGGTGACGCGGACTACTTCGCCGGAGACGCGGCCACCGCGCTGGAGCACTACGGCCGCGCCACCACCCTCAACCCCTATGACCACCGTGCCTGGTTCTTCCAGGGCAATGCCTTGGCGAAGCTGGGGCGCTTCGAGGAGGCGCTGGATGCCTGGGCGCAGTGCCTGGCGCTGAGCCCGCGCTATCCCATCATCCGCCAGTTCTTCCGCACCAACGCCCACCTGGGGTTGGTCATCCGCGGTGACACCATTGTTCCGCGCGGGTACGCCGAGCGCGACGCGGAGGGCGTCTCCATCCAGTTCGACCCCAACCACGACCCTGCCTGGCTGGCGTTCGCCAATTGCAAGGCCCTGTGGCTGGGCGAGCCGTCACACCGGGCGAAGATGACGGGCTCCACCGAGGAGCAGTTCACCTCCGTGGAGGAGATGGAGTGCCTGGCATCGGCGCTGGCCGTCCATGAGAGCCAGAAGGCGGAGGGCAAGACGGATGCCTTGGACCCCACGCTGGACCGCCTCTTCGCCATCGCCCAGGAGGGGCTGCTGCTGGAGGCGGTGTTGTTCGAGGTGGGCGCGCGCGTCCACCCTCAAATCGCGCTCACCCTGGAGGATGAGCTCCGCCGGCGCCTCAAGAAGTACGTCCTGACGCACGTCCTGGTGCCGGCGGGAGGCCACGGGGGCTGA